Below is a genomic region from Spirosoma radiotolerans.
GACAAAGACGGCATGGCAACTGGCATCGATGGGCGAATAGCGGGTGGCGCCGGGCGTTTGCTGTTTGGTGTATACAAGTCCCGCCAGCGTATTGGTGTATTCATCAATCGGCGTGAAACCGGCCCGAACGAGGAGTAGCTCCCCGTAATACTGGGTAAAACCTTCGGCAAACCAGAGCTCGTAGCTCATGTTGCTCTTCTCAAAATTAAAGGGCTCCAGCGTTTTGGGCCGGATGCGTTCCACATTCCAGCAATGGAAAAACTCATGCGCAAACACGCCCAATACCTTCTCTGGTCCTGTGAAGGCAAGCGGCACGGCAATCATGGTCGAATTGCGGTGTTCCATGCCATCGCCCCGAACATATGGGTTCAGACTTGCCAGAAAGGTGTAATTGCCATAATCATAACTCGGAAACTCCCCGTAAACAGCCTTTGCCTGATCCACAATGCGGGCAATTTTTTGGGTAAATCCGTTCGCCGTCGAATCGGCGACGGCGGCTTCCAGCGCAACCCGGAAGGTGATCGGCTTGCCATCGGTATTGGTTCGTTTCCATTCGTTGATGGCCAGCTTCCCGATCTTTACCGGCGAGTCCATGAAGTACTGTAAACCTGGAGCCGTGAAGGTATATCGATCCGTTGTCGGGACTAACTGGGTAGCCACAACGCCCATATTGCCGGTCGGCAGGTTAAATTTTACGGTAATGGGCTGTTTGTCGAAACCCTTGACCCACATAAACGTAGCGGGCATATTCAGGTGAATACTCTGCGGATCGATGCCCATGTAGGTGCCATCTGGATAATTGCCGAACAACGTGTAGCTGAGCCGGATTGTGCCCTTATGCGTCGGTACGGTATAGACATCACCCTCAGTCCGAACAAGGGACAATGGCTGGTTCTGCTCATCATACGCCCGGACATTATAAACGTTCTTGCCAAACTCATGGGTAGCATAACGCCCTGGCGATGAGCGACTCATTCGGAAAATGGCCGTTTGCTTCGGCAATTGAGAAACCGTCAGACTAATCTGCGCTTCGTGGTGAATGGCGTTGGGGAAGGAAACATCGTAGCGGATTGTCTGGGCATTAACCGAACGAATAAACAGCGTGGAAAGAAGGAGTAATATTGGTAATTTCATTGAGCGTTTCGTGTTGATAAGTAGGTGGCAGAACCGGGCAAATTTAGGCCAATTTAAGCGTTGCCTGCGAGAATAGTATAACCGGACTGATGATCGGTAGAGACAAAAAAGGCAACAGACCTTGTCGCAGGGTATGGGCGAAACGTGATAACTTAGCGACTTTATCGGGGAATTGTCCTGATGCTGACACGCTGGATGGGTGTAGATCAAAGGCCGTAACCCAAATCGAGAACCGTTTTAGCTCCTGTATGAACTCGACTGAAAATCCCTGGCAAACGCTCAATTCTGCTGTAACTTACGAAAATCCCTGGATGGCGATCCGGCATGAGGAGGTCATTACGCCCGCTGGTACACCTGGCATTTATGGCGTTGTCAGTTTCAAAAATAAGGCCGTTGGCGTCATTCCGATTGATGCCGAGGGTAACACCTACCTCGTTGGGCAGTACCGTTACCCGTTAAATGAGTACTCATGGGAAATTCCTGAAGGCGGTTCCCCGCTAGGTACTGATCCGCTGGAGTCGGCCAAGCGTGAGCTGAAGGAAGAAACGGGCCTGATCGCCCAAACATGGACTAAAGTAGCCCGTATCCATACGTCCAATTCCGCGACCGATGAAGAGGGATTCCTGTACATCGCCGAAGAGCTGGTACAGGGCGATCATGCACCCGAAGAAACAGAAGATTTACGCGTCTGGAAGTTGCCCCTTGCCGAAGCCGTTG
It encodes:
- a CDS encoding M61 family metallopeptidase yields the protein MKLPILLLLSTLFIRSVNAQTIRYDVSFPNAIHHEAQISLTVSQLPKQTAIFRMSRSSPGRYATHEFGKNVYNVRAYDEQNQPLSLVRTEGDVYTVPTHKGTIRLSYTLFGNYPDGTYMGIDPQSIHLNMPATFMWVKGFDKQPITVKFNLPTGNMGVVATQLVPTTDRYTFTAPGLQYFMDSPVKIGKLAINEWKRTNTDGKPITFRVALEAAVADSTANGFTQKIARIVDQAKAVYGEFPSYDYGNYTFLASLNPYVRGDGMEHRNSTMIAVPLAFTGPEKVLGVFAHEFFHCWNVERIRPKTLEPFNFEKSNMSYELWFAEGFTQYYGELLLVRAGFTPIDEYTNTLAGLVYTKQQTPGATRYSPIDASCHAVFVDAGVSIDRTNYGNMFTSYYTYGAAVALALDLELRQQNQSLDTYMQAVWKRFGKPEQPYTVDGLQTVLASLATPEFARSFFDKYIRGHEAIDYASLLAKAGLAVKKAQAGKAWMGSVRYGETNNGLTLLSNTVLDSPLYKAGLDIDDVITAVDGQAVAKTEALQAMLAQHKPGDVIQLAYSHRDDAKTAPVTLAENPSTSVELYEKADLTLTPEMKAFRTNWLGAKTVK
- a CDS encoding NUDIX domain-containing protein; translation: MNSTENPWQTLNSAVTYENPWMAIRHEEVITPAGTPGIYGVVSFKNKAVGVIPIDAEGNTYLVGQYRYPLNEYSWEIPEGGSPLGTDPLESAKRELKEETGLIAQTWTKVARIHTSNSATDEEGFLYIAEELVQGDHAPEETEDLRVWKLPLAEAVEMAMTSRITDSLSVSGLLIVARLRGI